Below is a genomic region from Microbacterium esteraromaticum.
ATCCGAAGATGACGATCAACGCCCTGAACTCGGGCGCCAAGGTGTGGCTCGCCGACCTCGAGGATGCGACCAGCCCGACCTGGCGCAACGTCATCGGCGGCCAGCTCTCACTGCGCGACGCGATCCGCGGCGAGCTCACGCACACCTCATCCGAGGGCAGGGAGTACCGGATCACCGCCCAGCAGACGCCCACCATCGTCATGCGCCCGAGGGGCTGGCACCTGAGCGAGAAGCACATCGAGTTCACAGACCGCACGGGTCGCCGGCTCGCGGCATCCGGATCGCTGATCGACTTCGGCCTCTACTTCTTCCACAACGCGCAGGCTCTCATCGACGCCGGGCGCGGTCCGTACTTCTACCTCGCCAAGCTCGAATCCAGCGAAGAGGCCAGGCTGTGGAACGACGTCTTCTCGTTCAGCGAGGAGTACATCGGCATCCCGCACGGCACCATCCGCGCGACGGTGCTGATCGAGACCCTGCCCGCCGCCTTCGAGATGGACGAGATCCTCTACGAGCTGCGCGATCACTGCGCCGGCCTCAACGCCGGACGCTGGGACTACATCTTCTCGATCATCAAGAACTATCGCGGACGCGGCGCACGGTTCGTGCTGCCGGACCGCAGCGAGGTCACCATGACCGTGCCGTTCATGCGGGCGTACACCGAGCTGCTGGTGAAGACCTGCCACAAGCGCGGAGCGCACGCGATCGGCGGCATGAGCGCGTTCATCCCCGACCGCAGCGACGCAGAGAAGACCGAGCGCGCCCTCTCGAAGGTGGCGGCCGACAAGCGACGCGAAGCCGGCGACGGATTCGACGGCACCTGGGTGGCGCACCCCGATCTGATCCCCGCGGCCCAGGCCGAGTTCGACGCGGTGCTCGGCGAGCGCCCGCACCAGCTCGACCGCCGGCGAGACGACGTCGAGGTGACGGCGTCGCAGCTGCTCGACCTGCGCATCGGCCGCCCGGTGACCGATGCCGGCGTGCACGAGAACGTGTCGGTGGCCATCCGCTACCTCGAGGCCTGGCTGCGAGGACAGGGCGCCGTCGCCATCGACGGCCTGATGGAAGACGCCGCCACCGCCGAGATCAGCCGCTCGCAGGTGTGGCAGTGGATCCACCAGGACCGCCGCACCGAAGAGGGCACGGCGATCACCGTCGAGCACGTCGAGGGCCTGATCCGGCAGGTGCTGGCCGAAGCCCCTCGGCACGAGGGCGACCGGTTCGACGATGCCGCGGCGGTCTTCCGCGAGGTCACGCTGCGGCCCGAGTTCCCGGCGTTCCTCACCCTGCCGGCGTACTCCCGCTACCTGACCGACTGACCGACTCCCCCACCCGACCATCCCCGACCGACGAAGGACACGCCATGACCCGTTACCAGGACGACATCGCCGCCATCCAGCAGCTCAAGGACGCACAGGGCGCCGGCTGGAGCGCGATCGACCCCGAGTCGGCAGCGCGCATGCGCGCGCAGAACCGATTCCGCACCGGCCTCGAGATCGCGCAGTACACCGCCGACATCATGCGACGCGACATGCAGGAGTATGACGCCGACTCGTCGGTCTACACCCAGTCGCTCGGCGTCTGGCACGGCTTCATCGGCCAGCAGAAGATGATCTCGATCAAGAAGCACCTGAAGTCGACGAACAAGCGCTACCTGTACCTCTCGGGCTGGATGGTCGCGGCACTGCGCTCGGAGTTCGGCCCGCTGCCCGACCAGTCGATGCACGAGAAGACCGCTGTCCCCGCGCTGATCGAGGAGCTCTACACCTTCCTCCGGCAGGCGGATGCCCGTGAGCTCGACCTCCTGTTCACGCAGCTCGACGAGGCCAGGGCGGCGGGGG
It encodes:
- the aceB gene encoding malate synthase A, translated to MSIPTATAPTRTVDAAVSAGLGPTLHITAPQLDRHDEILTTEAIAFLTELHHRFSGRRHDRLADRMRRRFEIGNGHDPRFRDDTAHIRDDADWRVAGAGPGLEDRRVEITGPTDPKMTINALNSGAKVWLADLEDATSPTWRNVIGGQLSLRDAIRGELTHTSSEGREYRITAQQTPTIVMRPRGWHLSEKHIEFTDRTGRRLAASGSLIDFGLYFFHNAQALIDAGRGPYFYLAKLESSEEARLWNDVFSFSEEYIGIPHGTIRATVLIETLPAAFEMDEILYELRDHCAGLNAGRWDYIFSIIKNYRGRGARFVLPDRSEVTMTVPFMRAYTELLVKTCHKRGAHAIGGMSAFIPDRSDAEKTERALSKVAADKRREAGDGFDGTWVAHPDLIPAAQAEFDAVLGERPHQLDRRRDDVEVTASQLLDLRIGRPVTDAGVHENVSVAIRYLEAWLRGQGAVAIDGLMEDAATAEISRSQVWQWIHQDRRTEEGTAITVEHVEGLIRQVLAEAPRHEGDRFDDAAAVFREVTLRPEFPAFLTLPAYSRYLTD